From a region of the Salvelinus namaycush isolate Seneca chromosome 40, SaNama_1.0, whole genome shotgun sequence genome:
- the LOC120033137 gene encoding transmembrane 9 superfamily member 2-like isoform X1 — MFSLHRARGSVLVIFLLLHSATSFYLPGLAPVSFCEPGQAGKENEVPDCKSTIEIFVNRLDSVESVLPYEYTAFDFCAIDSEKRPSENLGQVLFGERIEPSPYKFEFKKKVDCKPVCTKSYNTNKPEDKAHLDFLKKGMLLNYQHHWIVDNMPVTWCYDVEDGQKFCNPGFPIGCYVTEAGRPKDACVVNSDFKDKDTFYVFNHVDITIHYHVVENEAAGARLVAAKMEPKSYKHTKVEAPDCAGGPMYLNNKLSGELKIGYTYSVQFVEDKHIRWASRWDYILESMPHTNIQWFSIMNSLVIVLFLSGPVVPVRHVGFPSGPAVPVRHVGFPSGSTVPVRHVGFPSGSTVPVRHVGFPSGPTVPVRHVGFPSGPTVPVRHVGFPSVPTVPVHHEDAQEEFGWKLVHGDVFRPPRKGMLLSVFLGSGTQIFIMIFVTLFFACLGFLSPANRGALMTCAVVLWVLLGTPAGYVAARFYKSFGGEKWKTNVLLTCFLCPGVVFADFFVMNLILWGEGSSAAMPFGTLVAILALWFCISVPLTFIGAYFGFKKTGIEHPVRTNQIPRQIPEQSFYTRSLPGIVMGGILPFGCIFIQLFFILNSIWSHQMYYMFGFLFLVFIILVITCSEATILLCYFHLCAEDYHWQWRSFLTSGFTAVYFLVYAIHYFFSKLQITGLASTILYFGYTMIMALIFFLFTGTIGFFACFWFVTKIYSVVKVD, encoded by the exons GTTTGATTTCTGCGCTATCGACTCCGAGAAGCGCCCGTCTGAGAATTTGGGTCAGGTTTTGTTTGGCGAGAGAATTGAGCCCTCTCCCTACAAG TTTGAGTTCAAGAAGAAGGTGGATTGTAAGCCGGTGTGTACTAAATCCTACAACACCAACAAGCCAGAGGACAAAGCCCACCTGGACTTTCTGAAGAAAGGCATGCTGCTCAACTACCAGCACCACTG GATAGTGGACAACATGCCGGTGACCTGGTGTTATGATGTGGAGGATGGACAGAAGTTCTGTAACCCAGGGTTTCCCATCGGCTGCTACGTCACTGAGGCAGGACGACCCAAAGACGCCTGTGTTGTCAAC TCTGACTTTAAGGACAAAGACACATTCTATGTCTTCAACCATGTTGACATCACCATTCATTATCATGTGGTGGAGAACGAGGCTGCTGGGGCTAGACTGGTCGCTGCCAAGATGGAGCCCAAGAG CTATAAACACACCAAAGTGGAGGCCCCTGACTGTGCAGGAGGGCCCATGTACCTGAACAACAAGTTGAGTGGAGAGCTGAAGATCGGCTATACCTACTCTGTCCAGTTTGTG GAGGACAAGCACATCAGATGGGCGTCACGTTGGGACTACATTCTGGAGTCCATGCCCCACACCAACATTCAGTGGTTCAG CATCATGAACTCTCTGGTGATCGTTCTCTTCCTGTCTG GTCCCGTGGTCCCAGTCCGCCATGTTGGTTTCCCTTCAGGTCCCGCGGTCCCAGTCCGCCATGTTGGTTTCCCTTCAGGTTCCACGGTCCCAGTCCGCCATGTTGGTTTCCCTTCAGGATCCACGGTCCCAGTCCGCCATGTTGGTTTCCCTTCAGGTCCCACGGTCCCAGTCCGCCATGTTGGTTTCCCTTCGGGTCCCACGGTCCCAGTCCGCCATGTTGGTTTCCCTTCGGTTCCCACGGTCCCAGTCCACCAT GAAGATGCCCAGGAGGAATTTGGCTGGAAGCTGGTCCATGGAGACGTCTTCCGGCCTCCCAGGAAAGGCAtgctcctctctgtctttctgggATCAGGAACTCAGATCTTCATCATGATTTTCGTCACTCTCT TCTTTGCCTGCCTGGGCTTCCTGTCCCCGGCTAACCGCGGTGCCCTGATGACGTGCGCCGTGGTGCTCTGGGTCCTACTGGGCACACCAGCCGGCTACGTGGCTGCCCGCTTCTACAAGT CCTTTGGTGGGGAGAAATGGAAGACTAACGTCCTGCTGACTTGCTTCCTGTGTCCTGG gGTTGTGTTTGCTGATTTCTTTGTGATGAATCTGATCCTGTGGGGAGAGGGCTCCTCTGCAGCCATGCCCTTTGGCACCCTGGTGGCCATCTTGGCTCTGTGGTTCTGCATCTCTGTCCCCCTCACCTTCATAGGGGCCTACTTTGGCTTCAAGAAGACC GGGATTGAGCACCCTGTGCGGACCAATCAGATCCCTCGTCAGATCCCGGAGCAGTCGTTCTACACCAGATCTCTCCCAGGGATCGTCATGGGGGGGATCCTCCCGTTCGGCTGTATCTTCATCCAGCTCTTCTTCATCCTCAACAGCATCTG GTCTCACCAGATGTACTACATGTTTGGTTTCCTGTTTCTGGTGTTCATCATCCTGGTAATCACCTGCTCTGAGGCCACCATCCTACTCTGCTACTTCCACCTCTGTGCTGAG GACTACCACTGGCAGTGGCGTTCCTTCCTGACCAGTGGTTTCACGGCCGTCTACTTCCTGGTCTATGCCATCCACTACTTCTTCTCCAAGCTCCAGATCACAGGATTGGCTAGCACCATCCTCTACTTTGGTTACACCATGATCATGGCTCTCATCTTCTTCTTATTCACAG gaaCGATTGGATTCTTTGCCTGTTTCTGGTTCGTCACCAAGATCTACAGCGTAGTGAAGGTGGACTGA